A window from Mycobacterium saskatchewanense encodes these proteins:
- a CDS encoding helix-turn-helix domain-containing protein, with the protein MQTYALLHGRWTVDDSAGRAGGRASDGLGERLRQIRTERGLSVRELGRRAGCSASLVSQVERGVTAPSARVVYALANELGVSLDFLFGTEDVKRADRPRPSAAARPWGRASGSDGAGIVQRAAERSVIELSTGVRWERLTPAHDGRVDFMEVVYAPGGQSSETGRAVRHDGREYLYVLQGELEAVIGFDTLRLKEGDSLAFDPAAPHHYRNSTTGTVRVLSVVVHDGQHSAI; encoded by the coding sequence ATGCAGACGTACGCGTTACTACACGGCAGGTGGACGGTGGACGATTCGGCGGGCCGAGCCGGCGGGAGAGCGTCCGACGGTCTGGGCGAGCGGCTCCGCCAGATCCGCACGGAACGAGGCTTGTCGGTGCGAGAGCTGGGACGCCGAGCGGGATGCTCGGCGAGTCTGGTGTCCCAGGTGGAGCGCGGAGTGACCGCCCCGTCGGCCCGTGTCGTGTACGCGCTCGCCAACGAGCTCGGGGTGTCGCTGGACTTCTTGTTCGGGACCGAGGACGTCAAACGGGCGGACCGGCCGCGGCCGTCCGCCGCCGCGCGTCCGTGGGGCCGCGCCAGCGGGAGCGACGGCGCCGGGATCGTCCAGCGGGCCGCCGAGCGCAGCGTCATCGAGCTCTCGACGGGCGTGCGATGGGAGCGCCTCACGCCGGCCCACGACGGCCGGGTCGACTTCATGGAGGTCGTCTACGCGCCCGGCGGCCAATCCTCGGAAACGGGGCGGGCCGTCCGCCACGACGGCCGCGAATACCTCTACGTGCTGCAGGGCGAGCTCGAGGCAGTGATCGGCTTCGACACCCTGCGGCTGAAGGAGGGCGATTCGCTGGCCTTCGACCCCGCGGCGCCGCACCACTACCGCAACAGCACCACCGGGACCGTGCGAGTGCTGTCCGTCGTGGTGCACGACGGACAGCACTCGGCGATCTAG
- a CDS encoding oxygenase MpaB family protein has product MTARSARHDFDTGVREAVPMPVEGPADATGPRLGPESLIWKFYGDNRTQFFGFQRTAGVENCIEQLAQGVLDHSVIFSDTLGRAKRTAPPLMKTVYSEDPHGWGRRVRDFHKPIKGTISDGSRYHALNPELFYWAHATFVDQVIYNTDTFIRRLSRAEKEQIFDEGKVWYGLYGVSDRAQPQTYDEFVAYWDQMLDRFVPHQTVLYGTGYIRKGIPGPRWIPRPLWKVLSAPLNAYTRLVLVGTLPPQMREVCRLEWDAKKERRFQRFAAAVRALNPLINRLPVRAIYLPWAAAAWDRTGVDPRRLHNRPAA; this is encoded by the coding sequence ATGACAGCGCGATCGGCGCGCCACGATTTCGACACCGGCGTTCGGGAAGCGGTGCCGATGCCCGTGGAGGGACCGGCCGATGCGACCGGCCCCCGGCTCGGGCCGGAGTCGCTGATCTGGAAGTTCTACGGGGACAACCGCACCCAGTTCTTCGGGTTCCAGCGCACCGCCGGCGTGGAAAACTGCATCGAGCAGCTCGCCCAGGGGGTGCTCGACCACTCGGTGATCTTCAGCGACACGCTGGGTCGCGCCAAGCGCACCGCCCCGCCCCTGATGAAGACGGTCTACTCCGAAGACCCGCACGGGTGGGGCCGCCGGGTGCGCGACTTCCACAAGCCCATCAAGGGCACCATCAGCGACGGCTCCAGGTACCACGCCCTCAATCCCGAGCTGTTCTACTGGGCGCACGCGACGTTCGTCGACCAGGTCATCTACAACACCGACACGTTCATCCGCAGGTTGTCCCGCGCGGAGAAAGAGCAGATCTTCGACGAGGGCAAGGTCTGGTACGGCCTCTACGGCGTCAGCGACCGGGCCCAGCCGCAGACCTACGACGAATTCGTCGCGTACTGGGACCAGATGCTCGACCGATTCGTCCCGCACCAGACCGTCCTCTACGGCACCGGCTACATCCGCAAGGGAATTCCCGGCCCGCGCTGGATTCCCAGGCCCCTGTGGAAGGTGTTGTCCGCGCCGCTGAACGCCTACACCCGGCTCGTCCTGGTGGGGACCCTGCCGCCGCAGATGCGCGAAGTCTGCCGACTGGAGTGGGACGCCAAGAAGGAGAGGCGCTTCCAGCGCTTTGCCGCCGCCGTGCGGGCGCTGAACCCGCTCATCAACCGGCTGCCCGTGCGGGCGATCTACCTGCCCTGGGCGGCCGCGGCGTGGGACCGGACGGGCGTCGACCCGCGACGGCTGCACAACCGCCCGGCCGCCTGA
- a CDS encoding class I SAM-dependent methyltransferase translates to MTDVHVSLPPALRRALDLLADPPADPDVSKGYLDLLGSGDDAVPKNTGPIQAAWASPVGSMLYDNAQALSRRLISAWRLPIDWLRIPPGGVALDVGSGPGNITASLARAAGPDGLALGIDISEPMLERAVRNEAGPQVGFIRADAQRLPLRDDTVDAVASTAVLQLIPHPAAALAEMARVLRPGGRLAIMVPTAGSLARFWQKLPNAGAHVFGDDEIGDILEDNGFTSVRVKNFGTFQWVRGTKA, encoded by the coding sequence ATGACCGACGTGCACGTCTCGCTGCCCCCCGCGCTGCGGCGAGCGCTGGACCTGCTGGCCGACCCGCCGGCGGACCCCGACGTCAGCAAGGGATATCTCGATCTGCTCGGCTCCGGCGACGATGCCGTGCCGAAGAACACCGGACCGATCCAGGCGGCGTGGGCGTCGCCCGTCGGCTCGATGCTCTACGACAACGCCCAGGCCCTGTCGCGCCGGTTGATCAGCGCGTGGCGGCTGCCGATCGACTGGTTGCGCATCCCGCCCGGCGGCGTCGCCCTCGACGTGGGCTCCGGGCCGGGCAACATCACCGCGTCGCTGGCGCGCGCCGCGGGCCCGGACGGGCTGGCGCTGGGTATCGACATCTCCGAGCCGATGCTCGAGCGTGCGGTCCGTAACGAGGCCGGCCCTCAGGTCGGGTTCATCCGGGCCGACGCACAGCGGCTCCCCCTGCGCGACGACACCGTCGACGCGGTGGCCTCCACCGCGGTGCTGCAACTGATCCCGCACCCGGCCGCGGCCCTGGCCGAGATGGCGCGCGTGCTGCGCCCCGGGGGCAGGCTGGCCATCATGGTCCCGACGGCGGGAAGCCTGGCCCGGTTCTGGCAGAAGCTGCCCAACGCCGGGGCGCACGTGTTCGGCGACGACGAGATCGGCGACATCCTGGAGGACAACGGATTCACCAGCGTGCGGGTCAAGAACTTCGGCACGTTCCAGTGGGTGCGCGGCACCAAAGCCTGA
- a CDS encoding aldehyde dehydrogenase family protein, with amino-acid sequence MLQVDALGPSGEYRTRNREVVLSTSGDPVAELSLVPPLFVSRTLAAQRKVTPLSAERREAGLSAAAHIFATGVVAGLDFETYVVLASRISGLPVGVTRAGARGVADAVGAAFPAVRAARPVGAAFDWREERTRGGGAVWVRRGEVFAVHAAGNGPGVHGLWPQALALGYRAAVRPSRREPLTAHRLVNALRQAGFRAEDATYLPTMHAAAGELIRSADVAVVYGGQDVADKYSGDPAVVVNGPGRSKICITADRDWRDFLDLIVDSVANLGGVACVNATAVLCEGDPAPLARAIAERLAKIEPLPIEDEAATLPTQPVDRARALARHLEAKAAGTTPLLGADQVVADLGDGSAALRPAVHLMSEPDPGKLDVELPFPCVWVAPWSRDAGVGPLRHSLVVTAITGDESLIDDLLAEPTVGNVYAGRHPTFHAAPQIPHDGFLADVLMRSKGCIRD; translated from the coding sequence CTGCTGCAGGTCGACGCCCTCGGCCCGTCGGGCGAGTACCGGACCCGCAACCGCGAGGTGGTCCTGAGCACCTCCGGGGACCCGGTTGCCGAGCTCAGTCTGGTTCCTCCCCTGTTTGTTTCGCGCACCCTGGCCGCGCAACGCAAGGTGACGCCGCTGTCGGCCGAGCGGCGGGAGGCGGGGCTGTCCGCCGCGGCCCACATCTTCGCCACCGGGGTCGTCGCCGGACTGGACTTCGAGACGTATGTCGTTCTGGCCAGCCGGATCTCGGGACTGCCCGTCGGGGTGACCCGCGCGGGGGCGCGCGGCGTCGCTGACGCCGTCGGCGCCGCCTTCCCCGCCGTGCGCGCGGCGAGGCCGGTGGGCGCGGCTTTCGACTGGCGCGAGGAGCGGACCCGCGGTGGCGGTGCGGTGTGGGTCCGGCGCGGCGAGGTGTTCGCGGTGCACGCGGCCGGCAACGGGCCCGGCGTGCACGGCCTGTGGCCGCAGGCGCTCGCGCTGGGCTACCGCGCCGCGGTGCGGCCGTCGCGGCGCGAGCCCCTGACCGCCCACCGGCTGGTGAACGCGTTGCGGCAGGCGGGGTTTCGCGCCGAGGACGCGACGTACCTGCCCACCATGCACGCCGCCGCCGGCGAGCTCATTCGGTCGGCCGATGTCGCCGTGGTGTACGGCGGCCAGGACGTGGCGGACAAGTACTCCGGCGATCCGGCCGTGGTCGTCAACGGGCCGGGACGCAGCAAGATCTGCATCACCGCCGACCGGGATTGGCGCGACTTCCTCGACCTCATCGTCGACTCCGTCGCCAACCTCGGCGGGGTGGCGTGCGTGAACGCCACCGCCGTGCTTTGCGAGGGCGATCCCGCGCCGTTGGCTCGGGCCATCGCCGAGCGACTGGCGAAGATCGAACCGCTTCCGATCGAGGACGAGGCGGCGACGCTGCCCACCCAGCCCGTCGACAGGGCGCGGGCCCTGGCGCGCCACCTGGAGGCCAAGGCCGCCGGCACCACCCCGCTGCTCGGCGCCGATCAGGTGGTCGCCGACCTCGGAGACGGCAGCGCCGCGTTGCGCCCCGCCGTGCACCTGATGAGCGAGCCCGACCCCGGAAAGCTCGACGTCGAGCTGCCGTTCCCCTGCGTGTGGGTAGCGCCGTGGTCGCGCGACGCCGGCGTGGGGCCGCTGCGGCATTCGCTGGTCGTCACCGCGATCACCGGTGACGAGTCGCTGATCGACGACCTGCTCGCCGAGCCCACGGTCGGCAATGTGTACGCCGGCCGGCATCCGACCTTCCACGCGGCGCCCCAGATCCCGCACGACGGATTCCTTGCCGACGTCCTGATGCGCAGCAAGGGCTGCATCAGGGACTGA
- a CDS encoding VOC family protein encodes MPIGSPALAINHVGVTVPDIHAAIDWYGEVFGFRCIMGPRVLEAAGHGETASLFGARFRRAWQAHLLSGNSVGIELFQFVDPPTGGPRPAAEREPWFERGLWHLCITHPDVAAMVDRVVEHGGSVLAPTYEFVPGRPWTLAYTTDPWGTVLELMSHSYAEAFANWPQPGQVTPPDLVPRPLSP; translated from the coding sequence ATGCCGATCGGTTCGCCCGCCCTTGCCATCAACCACGTCGGCGTGACCGTGCCCGACATCCACGCCGCGATCGACTGGTACGGCGAGGTTTTCGGCTTCCGCTGCATCATGGGTCCGCGCGTGCTGGAAGCCGCCGGCCACGGCGAGACGGCGTCGCTCTTCGGCGCCCGGTTCCGCCGCGCGTGGCAGGCGCATCTGCTCAGCGGGAACTCGGTGGGCATCGAGCTGTTCCAGTTCGTCGACCCCCCGACCGGCGGGCCGCGGCCGGCCGCGGAGCGGGAGCCGTGGTTCGAACGCGGCCTGTGGCATCTGTGCATCACCCATCCCGACGTCGCGGCGATGGTGGACCGCGTCGTCGAGCACGGCGGCTCGGTGCTGGCTCCCACCTACGAGTTCGTGCCGGGCCGTCCGTGGACGCTGGCCTACACCACCGACCCGTGGGGCACCGTGCTCGAGTTGATGAGCCACAGCTACGCGGAAGCTTTCGCCAACTGGCCACAGCCGGGGCAGGTGACACCGCCCGACCTGGTGCCCCGGCCCCTCAGTCCCTGA
- a CDS encoding phenylacetate--CoA ligase family protein has translation MADADFSLLDVPRSVPVDDPEAFLRAAIAWHFGADTGSPFWLRAARTLDFDPLADVNTFADLRLFPNLVNELRSVPTEQLIPRGYGTPPPVPQIFESGGTTGAPKRTVQMPDWIAQVIEWQTEDFAAGGFVPGRAFLCLMPSGPHGVGYFSRRVAERLGATFHAIDLDPRWVKKLVARNASAEAAAYVDHVVEQAVFVLRTQHVANLHTTPPLLEAIARNDDVVDLVNEKVRYMLLSGAHVDPDTLDLLRDIFPATTITMAFGSTMVLSQAVTEVADGGSFVFHPRAPYVLFWVVDPDTGERVPYGRRGQLVMNHISKGMFIPNNLERDLAIRMPGPAGDLSDSVSEVGPVDTFEGEAVIEGVY, from the coding sequence GTGGCCGATGCCGACTTTTCGTTGCTGGATGTCCCGAGGTCGGTGCCCGTCGACGACCCCGAGGCGTTTCTGCGTGCGGCGATCGCCTGGCACTTCGGCGCGGACACCGGCTCGCCGTTCTGGCTGCGGGCGGCACGGACTCTCGACTTCGATCCGCTGGCCGATGTGAACACCTTCGCCGACCTGCGCTTGTTCCCCAACCTTGTCAACGAACTGCGCAGCGTGCCGACCGAACAGCTCATCCCGCGGGGCTACGGGACACCGCCGCCGGTGCCGCAGATCTTCGAATCCGGCGGCACGACCGGCGCTCCCAAGCGGACCGTCCAGATGCCCGACTGGATCGCGCAGGTGATCGAGTGGCAGACCGAGGACTTCGCCGCCGGCGGCTTCGTTCCGGGCCGGGCCTTCCTGTGCCTGATGCCGAGCGGCCCGCACGGAGTCGGCTACTTCTCGCGCCGGGTCGCCGAGCGACTGGGCGCGACGTTCCACGCGATCGACCTGGACCCGCGCTGGGTGAAAAAGCTGGTCGCCCGCAACGCGTCGGCCGAGGCGGCCGCCTATGTCGACCACGTCGTCGAACAAGCGGTGTTCGTCCTGCGGACGCAGCACGTGGCGAACCTGCACACCACCCCTCCGCTGCTGGAGGCCATCGCCCGCAACGACGACGTGGTGGACCTGGTGAACGAGAAGGTCCGCTACATGTTGCTCAGCGGCGCGCATGTCGATCCGGACACCCTGGACCTGCTCCGCGACATCTTCCCGGCGACCACGATCACCATGGCCTTCGGCAGCACGATGGTGCTCTCGCAGGCGGTGACCGAAGTCGCCGACGGCGGGTCGTTCGTCTTCCACCCGCGGGCGCCGTACGTGCTGTTCTGGGTGGTCGATCCCGACACGGGCGAACGGGTGCCCTACGGGCGGCGGGGCCAGCTGGTGATGAACCACATCAGCAAGGGCATGTTCATCCCCAACAACCTGGAGCGCGATCTGGCGATCCGGATGCCCGGTCCCGCCGGCGATCTCAGCGATTCGGTCAGCGAGGTGGGGCCGGTGGACACCTTCGAGGGCGAGGCCGTCATCGAAGGGGTGTACTGA
- a CDS encoding SDR family oxidoreductase, with protein sequence MVNVKGATVVVTGGQRGLGKAVVQEFLDRGAAKVYATARAPKPSEDPRVVSVELDVTKPDSVAALAATAGDAEIVVNNAGVLAARQLLSSDIEEARAVFETNYFGALRVAKAFAPILAENGGGALVDILSILSWLPGSGGYGDSKAALWSATNSLRLELEKQGTLVTGVHLSYTETDMTDGFDVPKNQPRDVALAIVDGIERGDAEVLADDDTRYVKSALSGPIEALRAG encoded by the coding sequence ATGGTTAATGTCAAAGGGGCGACGGTGGTGGTCACCGGGGGACAGCGCGGTCTGGGCAAGGCCGTCGTGCAGGAGTTCCTGGATCGCGGTGCGGCCAAGGTGTACGCCACCGCCCGGGCGCCGAAGCCGAGCGAGGACCCGCGCGTGGTGAGCGTCGAACTGGACGTCACCAAGCCCGATTCCGTTGCGGCGCTGGCGGCTACGGCCGGTGATGCGGAGATCGTCGTCAACAACGCCGGCGTTCTCGCCGCCCGGCAGCTGTTGAGCAGTGACATCGAGGAGGCCCGGGCGGTCTTCGAGACGAATTACTTCGGGGCGCTCCGGGTCGCCAAGGCGTTCGCGCCGATCCTGGCCGAGAACGGCGGCGGGGCGCTGGTTGACATCCTGTCCATCCTGTCCTGGCTGCCCGGCTCCGGCGGCTACGGCGACTCGAAGGCGGCCCTGTGGTCGGCGACGAATTCCCTGCGCCTCGAGCTGGAAAAACAGGGCACGCTGGTCACCGGGGTGCACCTGAGCTACACCGAAACCGATATGACCGACGGCTTCGACGTGCCCAAGAACCAGCCGCGCGACGTCGCTCTGGCGATCGTCGACGGCATCGAGCGCGGAGACGCCGAGGTGCTTGCCGATGACGACACCCGCTACGTGAAGTCGGCGCTGTCTGGACCGATCGAGGCGCTGCGGGCCGGGTGA
- a CDS encoding cutinase family protein, with protein sequence MIARHPLRSLFPAAVAAASLAGSVVAFTVPAAAQPCPDVQVVFARGTGEPPGVGPTGQAFVDGLRSQLGAKSFDVYPVNYPASNEWATGLDGIRDAGAHVVNMAHDCPNTKMVLGGYSQGAAVMGFVTSAAVPDGVDPATVPKPLDPDTASHVSSVVLFGTPNVRAMNFLGEPPVVIGPMFQPKTIKVCATEDPVCSDGLNFAAHDTYVTDTQFIDKGVQFAASHLGAGGARTVGAPTGGGFGG encoded by the coding sequence ATGATCGCACGTCACCCTCTCCGTTCACTGTTCCCCGCCGCGGTCGCGGCGGCGAGCCTCGCCGGCTCCGTCGTCGCGTTCACCGTCCCCGCCGCCGCCCAGCCCTGCCCCGACGTACAGGTGGTGTTCGCGCGCGGCACCGGTGAGCCCCCCGGCGTAGGCCCGACGGGACAGGCCTTCGTTGACGGGCTGCGCTCGCAATTGGGAGCCAAGTCGTTCGACGTCTACCCGGTCAACTACCCCGCCAGCAACGAATGGGCCACCGGCCTCGACGGCATCCGCGACGCGGGCGCCCACGTCGTCAATATGGCCCACGACTGCCCCAACACCAAGATGGTGCTCGGCGGCTACTCGCAGGGCGCCGCGGTGATGGGCTTCGTCACCTCCGCCGCCGTGCCCGACGGCGTCGACCCCGCGACCGTGCCCAAGCCGCTGGACCCCGATACCGCCAGCCACGTCTCCTCGGTCGTGCTCTTCGGGACGCCCAATGTCCGGGCGATGAACTTCCTCGGCGAGCCGCCCGTCGTCATCGGCCCGATGTTCCAGCCCAAGACCATCAAGGTCTGCGCCACCGAGGACCCGGTCTGCTCCGACGGCCTCAACTTCGCCGCCCACGACACCTACGTCACCGACACCCAGTTCATCGACAAGGGCGTGCAGTTCGCGGCCAGCCACCTCGGCGCGGGCGGTGCCAGGACGGTGGGCGCGCCCACCGGCGGCGGCTTCGGCGGCTAG
- a CDS encoding SDR family NAD(P)-dependent oxidoreductase, translated as MNAVAQLLDQVADLVANPGRVSDSDRLRAAVSGKTVLVTGASYGIGEATARRMAGCGATVLAVARSAERLEDLAASINAGGGHALAYPTDLADEAAIGTLTRRIADAHGAVDVVVSNAGKSLRRSLHRQYDRPHDFRRTIDINYLGPIWLLLGLLPAMRERGSGHIVNVSSVGVRVVPGPQWGAYQASKGAFDRWLRSVAPELHADGVDVTTVYFALVRTRMIEPTPVLTRLPCLSPDGAADAIAKAVIERPRTNEPPWVWPAELASALLAGPADRAARLWYRRFFAESVDRGGVR; from the coding sequence GTGAACGCAGTGGCACAGTTGCTCGACCAGGTGGCCGACCTGGTGGCCAACCCGGGGCGGGTGTCAGACTCGGACCGCTTGCGAGCCGCCGTCTCGGGCAAGACCGTGCTGGTCACCGGGGCTTCCTACGGAATCGGCGAGGCGACCGCGCGCCGCATGGCCGGTTGCGGTGCCACGGTGCTCGCCGTCGCCCGGTCGGCCGAACGGCTCGAGGACCTTGCCGCGTCGATCAACGCGGGCGGGGGCCACGCCCTCGCCTACCCGACCGACCTCGCCGACGAGGCCGCAATTGGGACACTGACCCGGCGGATCGCCGACGCCCACGGGGCGGTCGACGTCGTCGTGAGCAACGCCGGGAAGTCGTTGCGCCGCTCGCTGCACCGGCAGTACGACCGGCCGCACGACTTCCGGCGGACCATCGACATCAACTACCTGGGGCCGATCTGGCTGCTGCTCGGGCTGCTGCCGGCGATGCGGGAGAGGGGCAGCGGGCACATCGTCAACGTGTCGAGCGTCGGCGTGCGCGTCGTGCCGGGCCCGCAATGGGGCGCCTACCAGGCGTCCAAGGGGGCTTTCGACCGCTGGCTGCGCAGCGTGGCGCCGGAGCTGCACGCCGACGGCGTGGACGTCACCACGGTGTACTTCGCGCTGGTCCGGACCCGGATGATCGAACCCACGCCCGTCCTGACCCGCCTTCCGTGCCTGTCGCCCGACGGGGCCGCCGACGCGATCGCGAAGGCCGTCATCGAGCGGCCCCGCACCAACGAACCGCCGTGGGTGTGGCCGGCCGAGTTGGCTTCGGCGCTGCTCGCGGGACCCGCCGATCGGGCGGCACGGCTGTG
- a CDS encoding cupin domain-containing protein, with product MADTQLLTFDNVPREVFTRWDITDHQVNQHLLSGALTGTPAIVGDLLTFPPGFIHHMHRHPHADMIVVPLAGSVQFTGDFTHTLDMEPGQLLVVPRGNWHEFRNVGDKPSRVLHFFSGVGAIADIGYEPHPEQFSATRSEDL from the coding sequence ATGGCGGACACGCAGTTGCTCACGTTCGATAACGTTCCCCGGGAGGTCTTCACCCGGTGGGACATCACCGACCATCAGGTCAACCAACACCTGCTCAGCGGCGCGCTCACCGGGACCCCGGCGATCGTCGGCGATCTACTGACCTTCCCGCCCGGGTTCATCCATCACATGCACCGTCACCCGCACGCCGACATGATCGTCGTTCCGCTCGCGGGCAGCGTCCAGTTCACCGGCGACTTCACCCACACACTGGACATGGAACCCGGCCAGCTCCTGGTCGTCCCGCGCGGCAACTGGCACGAGTTCCGCAACGTCGGCGACAAGCCCAGCCGGGTGCTGCACTTCTTCAGCGGGGTCGGCGCCATAGCGGACATCGGCTACGAGCCGCACCCCGAGCAGTTTTCGGCCACCCGCTCGGAGGACCTCTGA
- a CDS encoding TetR/AcrR family transcriptional regulator: MQDHSPEGGLDEKILDTARSVFETYGVRRANIEDVAARAGVSRSTVYRRFPTKDDLFEKVVRREAELFFTALDQATTGCTPQQAVVEAFTLGVRLVQDSPLYSRIVESEPELFGLFSRSHVFPIRQFADGIAHTLRRCGAGNPEAELADIADILLRVALGIIVFPTDRLDTSDPAAVRAYADRYLVPIIGR, encoded by the coding sequence ATGCAGGACCACAGCCCTGAGGGTGGTCTCGACGAAAAGATCCTTGACACGGCGCGGTCCGTGTTCGAGACCTATGGCGTGCGCCGCGCGAACATCGAGGACGTCGCCGCGCGGGCCGGGGTGAGCCGCAGCACCGTCTACCGGCGCTTCCCGACCAAGGACGACCTGTTCGAAAAGGTGGTGCGCCGGGAGGCCGAGCTGTTCTTCACCGCGCTCGACCAGGCGACGACCGGCTGCACCCCCCAACAAGCGGTGGTCGAGGCGTTCACCCTCGGGGTGCGCCTGGTGCAGGATTCCCCGCTGTACTCGCGAATCGTCGAGAGCGAACCCGAACTGTTCGGCCTCTTCTCTAGATCGCACGTCTTCCCGATCCGCCAGTTCGCGGACGGCATCGCCCACACCCTGCGGCGCTGCGGTGCCGGCAACCCCGAGGCCGAGCTGGCCGACATCGCCGACATCCTGCTGCGGGTTGCCTTGGGCATCATCGTGTTTCCCACCGACCGTCTGGACACGTCGGATCCGGCGGCCGTCCGCGCGTACGCCGACCGTTATCTGGTGCCGATCATCGGCCGCTAG
- a CDS encoding SRPBCC family protein: MAEPDRIVSATRVISAGAERIFELIADPSRQPSWDGNNNLASAEPGQRVRRVGDVFKTKLTNGAVRENHVVEFIEGSVIAWRPAEPKRLPPGHLWRWELNPINSGLTSVTHTYDWTALTDPARLETARSMTPEMLRESMDRLATLAQTTDQ, from the coding sequence ATGGCTGAACCAGACCGCATCGTAAGCGCGACCCGGGTCATCTCGGCGGGCGCGGAGCGGATCTTCGAATTGATCGCCGACCCTTCGCGCCAGCCGAGCTGGGACGGTAACAACAACCTCGCCTCGGCCGAGCCGGGGCAGCGGGTGCGCCGGGTCGGCGACGTCTTCAAGACGAAGCTGACCAACGGCGCCGTCCGCGAGAACCACGTCGTGGAGTTCATCGAGGGCAGCGTGATCGCCTGGCGCCCAGCCGAACCCAAGAGGCTGCCGCCCGGTCACCTGTGGCGCTGGGAACTGAACCCGATCAACAGCGGTCTCACGAGCGTCACCCACACCTACGACTGGACGGCGCTGACCGACCCCGCCCGGCTGGAGACGGCGCGCTCGATGACGCCGGAGATGCTGCGCGAGTCGATGGATCGGCTCGCCACGCTCGCGCAGACGACCGATCAATGA
- a CDS encoding adenylate/guanylate cyclase domain-containing protein — protein sequence MAGPPGVPRTRYASCSEVDIAYQVFGDGPTDLLVLPGPLIPIDCVDSEPSMYRFHRRLASFSRVIRFDQRGIGLSSRVGSVDAMGPKSWAQDAIAVMDAVGTERATIFAPGFTSLAGIVLAADFPDRVCNLVVFNGAARTLRGPDYPIGAEIAPSDPYTTIAIEPDAVEQGFDILGIIAPSVATDMAFRAWWDHAGNRAASPSMARAFIRKIREGDVREALGRIGQPTLILHRDNPAFSPVAHARYMADRIAGARLVELPGEDSLYWVGDTGPMLDEIEELVTGVRGGSDSERLLTTIVFTDIVGSTERAARLGDHRWRDLLDNHDTIVRHELQRFSGREVNTAGDGFVATFRSPSAAIACADALVDAVRVLGIEVRVGIHAGEVEVRGSDVAGMAVHIGARVAALAGPSEVLVSSTVREIVTGSRHRFADCGESVLKGVPGHWRLCALVRENAAVRR from the coding sequence ATGGCTGGGCCTCCTGGGGTTCCGCGGACCCGGTACGCCAGCTGCAGCGAGGTCGACATCGCCTACCAGGTGTTCGGCGACGGTCCGACCGACCTGCTGGTGCTGCCGGGGCCCCTGATTCCCATCGACTGCGTCGATTCCGAGCCGTCGATGTACCGCTTCCACCGGCGCCTGGCGTCCTTCAGCCGGGTGATCCGGTTCGACCAGCGCGGCATCGGCCTGTCGTCGCGGGTGGGCTCCGTCGACGCGATGGGGCCGAAGTCGTGGGCGCAGGACGCGATCGCGGTCATGGACGCCGTCGGGACGGAGCGGGCGACGATCTTCGCCCCCGGTTTCACGTCGCTGGCCGGCATCGTCTTGGCCGCCGACTTCCCCGACCGCGTCTGCAACCTGGTGGTCTTCAACGGCGCGGCGCGGACCCTGCGCGGCCCCGACTACCCGATCGGCGCCGAGATCGCGCCGAGCGATCCCTACACGACGATCGCGATCGAGCCCGACGCCGTCGAGCAGGGCTTCGACATCCTCGGCATCATCGCTCCCTCCGTGGCCACCGACATGGCCTTCCGCGCGTGGTGGGACCACGCCGGAAACCGCGCGGCGTCGCCGAGCATGGCTCGCGCCTTCATCAGGAAGATCCGGGAGGGCGACGTCCGCGAGGCCCTCGGCCGGATCGGCCAGCCGACGCTGATCCTGCACCGCGACAATCCCGCGTTCAGCCCGGTCGCGCACGCTCGCTACATGGCCGATCGCATCGCCGGAGCGCGCCTCGTCGAGTTGCCGGGCGAGGACTCGTTGTACTGGGTCGGCGATACCGGTCCCATGCTCGACGAGATCGAGGAGCTGGTCACCGGCGTGCGGGGCGGCTCGGATTCCGAGCGGCTGCTGACCACCATCGTGTTCACCGACATCGTCGGCTCGACGGAGCGCGCCGCCCGGCTCGGGGACCACCGGTGGCGCGACCTGCTCGACAACCACGACACGATCGTGCGCCACGAGTTGCAGCGATTCTCCGGGCGCGAGGTCAACACGGCCGGGGACGGATTCGTCGCGACCTTCAGGAGCCCCAGCGCGGCCATCGCCTGCGCCGATGCCCTCGTCGACGCGGTGCGTGTGCTGGGCATCGAGGTGCGGGTCGGCATCCACGCGGGCGAGGTCGAGGTGCGGGGCTCGGACGTGGCCGGCATGGCGGTGCACATCGGTGCCCGGGTGGCGGCGCTCGCCGGTCCCAGCGAGGTCCTCGTCTCCTCGACGGTGCGCGAGATCGTCACCGGGTCGCGGCACCGCTTCGCGGACTGCGGCGAGAGCGTGCTCAAGGGCGTGCCGGGCCATTGGCGCCTGTGCGCCCTGGTGCGGGAGAACGCCGCCGTCAGGCGGTAA